Part of the Paenibacillus aurantius genome, GGACGATTTTACCTTTGCCGTGCTTGCGCTCGGTAAGAAAGGAAAGGCCCGGCGTGAGTCCCTGCTCCACGATCCCCGCCGACTGGGCCTCAAGAGGCCGGAAGACGGCGCTCCACAACGAGAGAGGAGCGGATACGCCAAACGCCTGCCCGACCGAACCGGTCCCCTCCATGGGATAGGTGAAGACCGTCTCCACGCCGGCCAGCGCCTCCAAGGGGCCAAGGGCACAGTCGGCAGGAACGGTGTGCTCCTCCGTGCGACCGCCGGAAAGAGGTCCGACGACCCAGATCCCTCCCTTTTCCGCCATTCTCATGGCACGCTCCGTCAATTCGGGAGACACATAAGGTAGGAAGGGGGTGAACAACAGCTTGTAGCCCTCGAGCTCCCCTCCTTCGGGGACAAGGTCCCGGTGAATGCCCATCGCGAGCAGTCTTTCATAGAAGCCGGTCATCAGCCCCCGGTGATTCAACTTCCGGTGGGGCTCCGTCTTGAGGAACGCCTTGGCGCGGTCCGAATAGGTGACGGCCGTCTCCGCCTGCACAGGACGGGTGCCAAGAATTACTTCCTCGATAGCCTGGCGGGCTTCCTCCACCTCCCGCACATTGGCGTAGCCGACCGTCGGCTGGCCCCACGCGCTCAGCACCGACCCGTGCGGCTGCTCGCAGCCGGAGCGCTGCTGCCTCCACAACCAGTAGCAGAACGCTTCCGCGCCGAGCGCATAAGCCGCCACTGCCTCCGCCTTAAGGTAGCCGTTCGGATGCGGGGAAGCGTAGCTCTCAAGCGATGCGGCATAGGACGGGCTGGTTTCCATAATCCAGTAATCCCTTCCCCTCTTGAAGTTGCGCCATAGGTCGCAGTTGATCAGATAGGCCGGAAGGTTGTCCGAAGTGGCATACGTATCGAAGGAAGCAAAATCCAGATTCCGGAACAGCCTTTCGTTATCCACGTGAAAGGCCACACTGCTGTTATGGGTAATGGGGGCATCCGAATGAAGACGGATGACAGCCGCCTGCTCGTCCGAGAACTCGGCTATCTTCTCCATGGAGAAGAGCTGGTACATCGTGCTGAGCGAGGAGTTGTGCAGGAACGGCGCCGGTCCGGGCTGGGGAACCTGCTCGAAGGCCTCGTACCGTTCGCTCCAGATTTGGGCCCCCCAAGCGTCATTAAGCCTTTCCACCGTTCCGTATCGTTTCTCCAGCCACCCGTGCCATTCGCCAAGGCACGTCGCGCACATGCACTCCGACACGTGAGCCTTGAATTCGTTGTCGATCTGCCACCCGACGAGGCCCTGCTGCCTGCCTACCGCCTTCGCGATCTGTTCCGTGATCAAGGCCGCCTTCTCCCGGAAAACGGGATGGTTCGTGCAGGCATGCTGACGGGACCCGTGTCCCATCACCTTGCCCTCGCGGTCCACATACATCCTCTCCGGATGGCCGTGGGTATACCAGATCGGCGGCGTGGGGGTCGGGGTGCACATCACCGTATCGATCCCGTTCTCCTTCAGCCATCCGATAACTTTGACGAACAGGCTGAGGTCGAACTGCCCTTCCTTCGGCTCCATCGTCGACCAGGCGAATTCCCCGATCCGCGCCACATTGATGCCCGCTTCCTTCATCATCCGGATGTCCTGCCTTAGTACCTCTTCTTCCCACAGCTCGGGATACCAGGCTGCCCCATGATACAATTTACCGCTCATTCTAACCCCTCCGTTAGTCGAATAGACTGCACAAAAATCCCGCCATTTGGCCGATCGTCCACCGATCGCCAAATGAAACGGGATTCCCCTTGCTTTGCTCTTAACACCCGTTTCCGAACCGGTTCTGGGTGGAGTTCAGCACTTCTGCCAGAAAAACAAGCGCCAAGCCCTGCCCCCATCCCTGAATGCGTTTATCCGGTACTCCCTTATAGCCGTCCGCGTCCTTCATAACGGCCGTACCGGCGGAAACTCCCGTAACGGTTCCGTCTGCGGTAATTTGGGAAAGGATGCCGTTAATGGATTTCTGCGTGTATTTGTTGTAGAGCCTTCCCCGCGTAAGCAGGGCGGCCGCAATGCCGGCCGAGCCGGACGTCTCGAGCGGCGCCGACGGGTCCGTGAGCACCGTATGCCAAAGACCCGAATCATCCTGAAGGCGGACAAGAGTGCTTAGCTGGTCGCGAAGCGACCCGTCGATAATCATAAACGACGGATGCGTGACGGGAATAAGCTGTAACGCCCGGGCCATCGTCAAGGCCGCCCAGGAGTTGCCCCGCGCCCAATAAATGCCCGACATGTGATTCTGGGCAAGATTGTCCCACCCGTGATAATACAGATTCGTCACCGGGTCCTGCAGGACGTTCTCATGCCCGTGGTACTGCTTCAGCCCGTCCTCAAAGTAATCTTCCCGGTTAAGGAGGGCTCCGATTCGCAGCAGGAAGTAGCCAGCCATGAACATCGTATCAACCCAGGCCTGCTCCGGAAAGTTATACGATTCCGAGTTCACCGTATGCTGGAAAATTCCGTCCCCGAACCGCTCGGCCTCATGGGTCAAATACTCCGCCATTTCGGTAGCCGTGGCGAGGTATTTCTCGTCCCTCGTCACCTCATAGAGCGTAAGCAGAGCGTGACCGATGGACACCCCGTTAACGGACAGCTTGGGAAGGCCGTCCTCCATGTTCTCGTCCACCCAGGCCTTCAAGCCGTTCAGGTATTCTTCCTTCCCCGTGGCCGCATAGGCCTCGCACACCCCGTAGAACGCGACCCCGCCGGGCCAATCCCAGCTGAAATCCATCCGGTACGTGCGCTCCACCACCCGGTCGATGGCGGAACGGATCTCCTGTTCGTCAAAAACTAGCTTAGGCATCTCTTCGTTATCTCCTCTCATGCGGTTATCCCTTCAATCCGCTGGTGCTGATTCCTTCTACGATATAACGCTGGAACACAAAGAATACGATGAAGATCGGAATCAGGGACAGCGACGCCATGGCGAACATTCCGCCCCAGTTGTTGAGCGATTCCCCGTCGAGGAACAGCTTCAGGGCAAGCGAGACCGGATAGAGCTCCGGCTTGTT contains:
- a CDS encoding beta-galactosidase; protein product: MSGKLYHGAAWYPELWEEEVLRQDIRMMKEAGINVARIGEFAWSTMEPKEGQFDLSLFVKVIGWLKENGIDTVMCTPTPTPPIWYTHGHPERMYVDREGKVMGHGSRQHACTNHPVFREKAALITEQIAKAVGRQQGLVGWQIDNEFKAHVSECMCATCLGEWHGWLEKRYGTVERLNDAWGAQIWSERYEAFEQVPQPGPAPFLHNSSLSTMYQLFSMEKIAEFSDEQAAVIRLHSDAPITHNSSVAFHVDNERLFRNLDFASFDTYATSDNLPAYLINCDLWRNFKRGRDYWIMETSPSYAASLESYASPHPNGYLKAEAVAAYALGAEAFCYWLWRQQRSGCEQPHGSVLSAWGQPTVGYANVREVEEARQAIEEVILGTRPVQAETAVTYSDRAKAFLKTEPHRKLNHRGLMTGFYERLLAMGIHRDLVPEGGELEGYKLLFTPFLPYVSPELTERAMRMAEKGGIWVVGPLSGGRTEEHTVPADCALGPLEALAGVETVFTYPMEGTGSVGQAFGVSAPLSLWSAVFRPLEAQSAGIVEQGLTPGLSFLTERKHGKGKIVLLGSMPEGEEGDQLLRKLVDHYAREAQVTLRTDVSPGTIVAPRRGEDGDVWFVINMDGQGGAVTLPSKAVDALSGAAITPGRLEVGRYEYRVVRFT
- a CDS encoding glycoside hydrolase family 88/105 protein, with protein sequence MPKLVFDEQEIRSAIDRVVERTYRMDFSWDWPGGVAFYGVCEAYAATGKEEYLNGLKAWVDENMEDGLPKLSVNGVSIGHALLTLYEVTRDEKYLATATEMAEYLTHEAERFGDGIFQHTVNSESYNFPEQAWVDTMFMAGYFLLRIGALLNREDYFEDGLKQYHGHENVLQDPVTNLYYHGWDNLAQNHMSGIYWARGNSWAALTMARALQLIPVTHPSFMIIDGSLRDQLSTLVRLQDDSGLWHTVLTDPSAPLETSGSAGIAAALLTRGRLYNKYTQKSINGILSQITADGTVTGVSAGTAVMKDADGYKGVPDKRIQGWGQGLALVFLAEVLNSTQNRFGNGC